The Pyrus communis chromosome 8, drPyrComm1.1, whole genome shotgun sequence region GGGCAGACTCTGGACTTGCATACAAGAAGAGCGTTTGCGATTCATGGAGGCGGAAACTGCTTTCCAGACACTGCAGCATTTGCATTCTCAATCCCAGGAGGAACTTAGATCTATGTATTCTGAGCTTCAGAATGGAGCTTTAATTATGAAGGACATGGAAACACGCAATCTAGTTTTGGAGGATGAAGTCCAGAAGGCGAAGGAGGAAAACAAGAGCCTGAGTGAGTTCAATCTGTCTTCATCCATGTCAATAAAAAATCTGCAAGATGAAATCTTAATCTTGAGGGAGACAATTAGGAAACTCGAAGAGGAAGTTGGACTTAGAGTAGACCAAAGAAACGCTCTCCAGCAAGAGATTTATTGCCTGAAAGAGGAACTCAATGATCTGAACAAGAAACACCAAGCTATGCTAGAGCAGGTCGAGTCAGTCGGCTTGGGTCCAGAGTGCCTCGCGTCATCTGTGAAAGAACTGCGGGATGAAAAATCACAGCTAGAACAGATGTGTGAGGCTGAGAGAAGTGAGAAAGCCGCACTGCTAGAAAAGTTGGAAATCATGCAGAAACTTATGGAGAAAAATGTTCTTTTGGAGAATTCCCTTTCTGATTTGAACGTTGAGTTAGAAGGGGTTAGAGGGAAGGTAAGGAAGTTAGAAGAATCATGTCAATCTCATCTGGAAGAAAAAGGCACAATTGCTGCTGAAAATGCCGCCCTACTTTCTCAGTTACAGATTATGACTGAGAATTTGAAGAAATCTTCCGAGAATAACAACCTTTTGGAGAATTCCCTTTGCGATGCAAATGCTGAACTTGAAGTCTTGAGGGTAAAATCAAAGAGCTTAGAAGAGTGCTGTTTATTGCTTATTAACGAGAAGTCTGGTCTGATCACGGAGAGAGAAAATGTAGTTTCTGAGTTGGACGCTACTCGGCAAAGACTGGAAGGTCTGGAAAAAGGATATGTAGAAATAGAAGAGAAACTCTCTTCTCTGGAGAAGGAAAGAGAATTTGCACTTCGTAAAGTGGAAGAGCTACATGTTTTCTTAGATTCTGAGAAGCAAAAGCATGCTAGTTTTGTTCAGTTAAGTGAAACCCAGGTGGCCGGTATGGGATTGCAGATCTCTCATCTCCAAGCAGAAGGCATGTGCAGGAAGAAAGAATATGAAGTGGAACAAGATAAAGCTGTGAACGTGCAGATTGAAATCTTTGTCTTGCAGAAATGCATAGAAGATCTGGAAGAAAAGATCTTGTCCCTCATGGTTGAGCGTCAAAAGCTGTTGGAGGCATCCAAAATGTCAGAGAAGCGGATTTCTGACCTAGAGCATGGAAATCTTGAGCAGCAGATGGAGATTAAATCCTTTCTTTTGCAAACGAAAGTACTGAGAATGGGGCTGTATCAGGTGTTGAAGACTGTTGACGTGGATGCAAACCTCGATTGTGCAGGAGAGGTTGAGAAAGACGAAACACTTTTTAACCACATTCTTGTCAAACTTCAAGAGGCGCAAAAATCTCTGTCTGAAACTTGTGATCAAAATCAACAGTTGGTTATTGAGAAGTCAGTTCACATAGAAATGATTGACCAACTAAAACTAGAGGCGGCAAATCTTATGAGAGAAAGAAACACCCTGGACCAAGAGTTCAAGAACCAGTCTGAGAAGCTCGTGTTGTTGCAGAGTGGGGCCCAAAGACTTGAGGAGAAGAATGAAGAATTGAAGTTGAAAGTAGTGGAAGGCGACCGCAGGGAGGAAGTATTGAGGACTGAAATAGATGATCTGCACGAGCAGTTCTTGGACTTGCAAAGTGCACACAACAATCTATTGGAAGAGAATGGCAAGATGCTTGTAGAGAAAGGAGCTTTGACAAGGATGGTATCGAATTTGTGGGAAGAGAATCGTGGCCTCGAAGAGGAGAAGTCTGTCATGTTTGGTGAAACGATATATCACAATAACTTTTCACTTGTTCTCAAAGATTTTATTTCCAGAAAGCTGCTGGAACTGGAAGAGCTCACTGACTATTTAGATAAACTTCATCTTGGAAAGAATGACCTGGAAGATAAGGTAAGAATATTGGAGGGGAAGTTGGAAGTTACATGGATGGACAACATACAGCTCAAGGAGTCATTAAATAAGTCCGAGAATGAGCTGGAGCTAGTTAAATATGTCAATTATCAATTGAATGGTGAAATTGCAAATGCAAAGGATGCAGTGTCTCATAAAGAAAATGAGCTTTTGGAAGTACATCAGGCCGTCAATGCGCTACAGAATGAGAAGCAAGAATTGCATGCGTTAGTGGAGGATCTGAGTGGTAATTATGATGAGGCTAAGGTGGTACTAGAACATCAAGAGAAGCAGATTTTCAAACTCTCTGCAGACAATGAACATCAAACCAAAGAGACTTGCAGCCTTCGCGAAGTGAATCAGGAGTTGGAGTCTGAACTGCTGAAAATGCATGGAGAAGctgaaaaaaccaaaactaaagaGGAAAGTTTGATCATTGAACTGCAAAAGGAAAGGCAAGAGATAGAAATGTGGTTGTTTCAGGCTGTCACATTCTTTTGCGAACTACAGACGTCCACCATTCGTGAAACATTGTTTGAAGGAAAAGTCCGTGAGCTCATTGAAGCATGTCAGATACTCGAAGACAGAAGCAATTCCAATGGCATCGAGAACAAAATCATGAAAGAAAGAGTCAGGGCATTGGAAGACAAAAATGGAGGGCTACAAGCTCAGTTGGCAGCATATATTCCAGCTGTCATGTCTTTGAAGGAGTGCATAACATCACTTGAGAAGCATATGCTTGCAGACACCGGATCTCATAAACTTGACACTGAAGAATCAGAGGTAAGATTCATGTCTGTTTATATGCTCCCTCTGGCAGTTAAAAGTTTTAATTATCACAAGCCGTTATTTGAATTCATGCTTTATCATCAAAGTTCATGGTTTATCTCTGGCAAAATTTTCAGAAAGTAAGCCGGTTTCTGTCTAAAGCTTATTTGGTGGTTGGACATGGATTGTTCAGCTTAAGACGTAGCGACTTTGTTTTCTAGTTCAATGGTGTGATTTCGGATATCATTTGAAATTAACATATTTGTATTCTTATATCCAGGATGCCTTTCTGCACGCTGAAAGATCTCAAACGGATGGAGATCAAATGGCCACGGTATCAGATGGTGTTTTGGACTTGCAGAATTTACAAAGAAGGATTGAAGCTATTGAAAAGGCAGTGGTGGAGAAAGAAAGTCATGTTTCCACAAATCGGGTTCGGAAGAAGCGTGAAATAGCTGGATCAGGGAATGAAGTTCTGACAAAAGACATCATTCTTGATCACATATCGGAGTGTTCATCCTATGAGGTAAGCAGGAGAGAAACCACAGAGCCTGATGCTCAGATGCTTGAGTTGTGGGAGACCGCTGACCAGGATGGCAGCATTGATTTGATGGTTGGCAAATCCCAGAAGGGGGCCGTGGTACCTACTGACCACGGTCAGATGGAGGCAGTGAAGGAGCACAAGAAAAAACACCCCTCTTCTGAGTCATTGGTTGAGAAggaattgggcattgacaaatTAGAGCTCTCTAGGAGATTTACCCAGCCCCGTCAAGAAGGGAACAAGAGAAGGATCCTAGAAAGACTCGACTCCGATGTGCAGAAGTTGACAAACCTTCAGATAACCGTGGAAGACCTTAAGACAAAGGTGGAGATTACTGAACAGAGCAAAAATGGCAAAGATATGGAACTTGATAGCGTAAAGGGGCAGCTGGAAGAAGCTGAAGAGGCCATTACAAAGTTGTTTGACGCCAATCAAAAGTTGATGAAGAGTGTTGAAGATGCTCCTCCTCCGTCCTCGGAGGGAGCTTCTGGGGAAGTACCAGATGAAAGTGGGAGCGTGAGAAGGAGGAGACTTTCAGAACAAGCAAAAAGAGGGTCGGAAAAAATTGGGCGGTTGCAGTTGCAGGT contains the following coding sequences:
- the LOC137743823 gene encoding protein NETWORKED 1D, which produces MATALQADSRRKYSWWWDSHISPKNSRWLQENLTDMDVKVKHMIKLIELDADSFARRAEMYYKQRPELMKLVEEFYRAYRALAERYDHATGALRQAHRTMAEAFPNQVPFAMGDDSPAGSSASEADPHTPEMPPPMRAFLDLDELQKDALGISSSHFLGVKRNGAYTDESDSATSRKGLKQLNDLFGSGEGRAKKGLNFHDAEEKDRSMQNNGTHDIKARSLSESDRLGKAETEISNLKVALAKLEAEKEAGLLRYQQCLERLNNLESEASRAHGDSRGLNERASKAEAEVQASKEALAKLESERDASLLQYQQCLEKITDLENSISRAQKDAGELNDRASKAETEAGALKQDLANVVAEKEAALAQYQQCLETIPNLEEKILHIEEDARRICERAVKAQGEVETLKQAIAKLNEEKEAAALQYQQCLETKSTLEHKIASAQEEAQRLHSEIADGIAKLKGSEETCILLAQSNQTLQSELESLVQKMESQGEELTEKQKELGRLWTCIQEERLRFMEAETAFQTLQHLHSQSQEELRSMYSELQNGALIMKDMETRNLVLEDEVQKAKEENKSLSEFNLSSSMSIKNLQDEILILRETIRKLEEEVGLRVDQRNALQQEIYCLKEELNDLNKKHQAMLEQVESVGLGPECLASSVKELRDEKSQLEQMCEAERSEKAALLEKLEIMQKLMEKNVLLENSLSDLNVELEGVRGKVRKLEESCQSHLEEKGTIAAENAALLSQLQIMTENLKKSSENNNLLENSLCDANAELEVLRVKSKSLEECCLLLINEKSGLITERENVVSELDATRQRLEGLEKGYVEIEEKLSSLEKEREFALRKVEELHVFLDSEKQKHASFVQLSETQVAGMGLQISHLQAEGMCRKKEYEVEQDKAVNVQIEIFVLQKCIEDLEEKILSLMVERQKLLEASKMSEKRISDLEHGNLEQQMEIKSFLLQTKVLRMGLYQVLKTVDVDANLDCAGEVEKDETLFNHILVKLQEAQKSLSETCDQNQQLVIEKSVHIEMIDQLKLEAANLMRERNTLDQEFKNQSEKLVLLQSGAQRLEEKNEELKLKVVEGDRREEVLRTEIDDLHEQFLDLQSAHNNLLEENGKMLVEKGALTRMVSNLWEENRGLEEEKSVMFGETIYHNNFSLVLKDFISRKLLELEELTDYLDKLHLGKNDLEDKVRILEGKLEVTWMDNIQLKESLNKSENELELVKYVNYQLNGEIANAKDAVSHKENELLEVHQAVNALQNEKQELHALVEDLSGNYDEAKVVLEHQEKQIFKLSADNEHQTKETCSLREVNQELESELLKMHGEAEKTKTKEESLIIELQKERQEIEMWLFQAVTFFCELQTSTIRETLFEGKVRELIEACQILEDRSNSNGIENKIMKERVRALEDKNGGLQAQLAAYIPAVMSLKECITSLEKHMLADTGSHKLDTEESEDAFLHAERSQTDGDQMATVSDGVLDLQNLQRRIEAIEKAVVEKESHVSTNRVRKKREIAGSGNEVLTKDIILDHISECSSYEVSRRETTEPDAQMLELWETADQDGSIDLMVGKSQKGAVVPTDHGQMEAVKEHKKKHPSSESLVEKELGIDKLELSRRFTQPRQEGNKRRILERLDSDVQKLTNLQITVEDLKTKVEITEQSKNGKDMELDSVKGQLEEAEEAITKLFDANQKLMKSVEDAPPPSSEGASGEVPDESGSVRRRRLSEQAKRGSEKIGRLQLQVQKLQFLLLKIDGKTDSKGSARIFEQKKSVLLRDYLYGVRKPVNQGKRKKAPFCACIQPPTRGD